From the Pleurodeles waltl isolate 20211129_DDA chromosome 6, aPleWal1.hap1.20221129, whole genome shotgun sequence genome, the window GTGGCAGCAATGTGGTCAGCAGCTTCTCCATCATCTTTTCACTCTCCCTGCCAGCTTTCAGCACCTCTTCGTGGTTGGCACGGGCCTCGCTGTTGTAATCCATCACAGCCTGGTTGGTGATGAGGGAAATGCCGAGCACCCGCAGTCCACAATGACGGGCAACTACGACCTCGTGCACCGTGCTCATTCCTAGAAAGAAGAGGGGAGACACAAGGAGGCACTGTAATGAGTACCAGTGGGCTGAAAACCTTAGAGACAGAAAGCGTTCCGTAAACAAGTGCAGGGAATAACAAGACGAGATGGGTGGGGCACTAAATGTGTACTTATACCTATCATACTGTTCCCTGCAACAAAGATTCATCTCCTTCAAGGGagaatgagaaaaaacaataatTTCTGTTTTGGGCTGTCGCCAACAGTTTTTAAGGCAGAGCGACTTTGTCGGTGTGAACTCTCTCGCCCCTTTCCTTTCAATCAATATTTCTGCATCTGACGTCCAACAGAAACGGGGTGGCACACTCACCCACAGCATCCGCCCCCAAACGGTTCAGGAAGCGGCACTCTGCGATGGTCTCGAAGCTGGGCCCCCCGAGGCCGCAGTACACCCCCTCGTGGAGCTCTGCTGCAAAGCCCAGGTCTCTGCTGGCTGACAGGGCCAGCTTTCTCAGGTCACGGTCATAGGCGTCCGACATGGGTGGGAACCGGGGGCCGAACCTGCGCCGGCAAAGAAGGGGGGGTGCAAATTACCAACAGAAGAGAACGTACCGAACGAAAGGAAACGAGGGAAGCCCATCATGAGAGAAGTAAGGAAGGGAAAGAGGAGAACAAGATGAAGGCGAGAGGAGAGAAAAAGCGAAGGATAttgaagagagaaaagaaaagtggAGGAGTGGGAAAGAAGAATATGGAGATCGAAATAAAGTATTGGAATCGAATAGAGAATATGTAAAGCGCACAGGAAGGAGATGAACTCGAAAATAAATGAGGCTCAGACAAggggaaggtgaaaagggagaaggaaaatgAAAATTAGAAAGGACAGGATGGTACAGGCTAGGAAGGGTGGGGCGGTAAGAGGGAACAGACAGGGTGGTAAAAGGGAAGAGGAAAGGCGTGGATGATGAAAGGTAAAGAAGAGGGGGGGAGGAACAGGGAGATACAGAAAACAAGTGAGGGAGAGAAGAGCAACAAATAAATGTCAGCTAAGAAACCCAGGaggagaaagtaaaagtgggagagGGAGTACAATCTCCTGTCCAAGAGGCAGGTCTCCTCACCTGTCCTCATTAGGACCCATTAGCGGGTTTTGTCCCGCAAAGCCCGGAAAGTTGATGTGGTCCTTGATCACCAttatgtgtcccactctgtaatcCTCATTCAGGCCGCCGGCTGCATTGGTTACGATGACAGTCTGCACACCAATCAGGTGGAAGACCCGAATTGGAAACGTCACCTTAAAACAAGGGACAGACAAGTCAGAACCTGCTCCGCTGGATCAGTGTGGTACCACAATAGCAGAACCAAGATCTCGTCTACCTGATACATTGTGTCCTAAATGTCGTTTACCAAAATATTGCCCACCTGCAGTTAACAACAGAAAATATACATGAAAAGGAACAATGTTTCAGTAAAAAAATATTTAGGGCACGATATTTCTGTCAAGAGGATAATGTCGCTAGCCGTATTCTTATATACAACCATGTGGACTAGCAAGATGCCATTTGTAGATTTCTCTCTCAAGTCCCCGCTTAATAAAAGAGAAGCAAACTGTTACAGTCACCTCGCTTCTCCAGGTGTGCAAGCAGTATTAATAGATCTGCTCCCTAAATACACATGCCATTTCTCACAACAAGGACAGATCAATTCTGGAGCTCGGATATTTGGCAAATCTCACATAAGATAGATACTCTGCAAGTCCTCCACTCACCCTGCTTGGCAGTGCACTGGGACAGACGTCCAGGCACCATTCCACTAGCATCATTCAACATCTTTTGGGCGGGGGCTGAATATTACCTCCAAAACGGTCACTGTTCAGGACTCTAAAGTCACTTCAAGCGATGAAGAGACCAGATGCACTGACTCCTTCTGCATTATCAGCAACACCCTGGTTTGGACTATCACTTCTGACCTGATCCTACCCACAAATCAAACTGCAAATCCCTGGGGAGGATATCAAAGTTGCACGTCAAAGAAAAACATCGACTGCAGAATATGGGCCATATAGTcaaggtaaaaaatatatatatatatatatatatatatatttatatatacatacacacacacacacacacacatttagttTTACTATTCTTTACTCCTCATTTACGTACCTTGATGATAAGAATAGTAATTTTATACGTACGTGTATATTATTACCTTGGTGATAATAGTGGTAGCCTATATTCTGCAGTCAATATTTTTTTAGGTAAATTTAAAAGTCGACATTCTGACAGTACGTGCCTACAAATAAGGTGGTTCCCGTGAGCAAAGCTAGTAGAGTGAACACACTCACCTTCCACAGCGGGTATCCTTCATACATGTGAAACCGTCCCTGCATGCAGACGCATGGCTTGCCATTCAAGTTACCAAACACCAACCGCCCAGCGTGGCCAGGGACTGCgagaaaaaataaacaatcatGAGAAAAAGGCAGTGTGTACTCATCTCCCCCTATCCACTGTGGATTGTACCACTGCCACCTGGCTGGAAGCTTCAAAAACAGACAGCAGCCTAGTAAACGAGAACTCTTCAACAACTGTCCACTGCCACTGCTACAAAAAGGGCACGACAGGTTTGTGACAAATCTACCATTTGTTAGGTGACAGCCACTGTTCTCCTTAGATAAAACAATCCAAGCgttgtccccccaaaaaaacattatgAACAAGCTACTGGCCTTCTACAACTTTGCCAACAGAAGTCATAACACGATTGCTGAAGTCTGAAGGCCCTCCATTTGCTCACCACCCAACATAAGATTCAATTCAAAGTGTGTGTTACCAAAGGGTGGGCCATACAGCCATGTGTCACATCCATCCagaatctacagggagtgcagaattattaggcaaatgagtattttgaccacatcatcctctttatgcatgttgtcttactccaagctgtataggctcgaaagcctactaccaattaagcatattaggtgatgtgcatctctgtaatgagaaggggtgtggtctaatgacatcaacaccctatatcaggtgtgcataattattaggcaacttcctttcctttggcaaaatgggtcaaaagaaggacttgacaggctcagaaaagtcaaaaatagtgagatatcttgcagagggatgcagcactcttaaaattgcaaagcttctgaagcgtgatcatcgaacaatcaagcgtttcattcaaaatagtcaacagggtcgcaagaagcgtgtggaaaaaccaaggcgcaaaataactgcccatgaactgagaaaagtcaagcgtgcagctgccacgatgccacttgccaccagtttggccatatttcagagctgcaacatcactggagtgcccaaaagcacaaggtgtgcaatactcagagacatggccaaggtaagaaaggctgaaagcgaccaccactgaacaagacacacaagctgaaacgtcaagactgggccaagaaatatctcaagactgattttctaaggttttatggactgatgaaatgagagtgagtcttgatgggccagatggatgggcccgtggctggattggtaaagggcagagagctccagtccgactcagacgccagcaaggtggaggtggagtactggtttgggctggtatcatcaaagatgagcttgtggggccttttcgggttgaggatggagtcaagctcaactccagtcctactgccagttcctggtagacaccttcttcaagcagtggtacaggaagaagtctgcatccttcaagaaaaacatgattttcatgcaggacaatgctccatcacacgcgtccaagtactccacagcgtggctggcaagaaagggtataaaagaaggaaatctaatgacatggcctccttgttcacctgatctgaaccccattgagaacctgtggtccatcatcaaatgtgagatttacaaagagggaaaacagtacacctctctgaacagtgtctgggaggctgtggttgctgctgcacgcaatgttgatggtgaacagatcaaaacactgacagaatccatggatggcaggcttttgagtgtccttgcaaagaaaggtggctatattggtcactgatttgtttttgttttgtttttgaatgtcagaaatgtatatttgtgaatgttgagatgttatattggtttcactggtaataataaataattgaaatgggtaaatatttgttttttgttaagttgcctaataattatgcacagtaatagtcacctgcacacacagatatccccctaacatagctaaaactaaaaacaaactaaaaactacttccaaaaatattcagctttgatattaatgagttttttgggttaattgagaacatggttgttgttcaataataaaattaatcctcaaaaatacaacttgcctaataattctgcactccctgtattaaaaCCTACTTTTTCTGTCAACCGTACAAGAgccctcttctctttctttctccttgtgATCACATCTGACTGAACATTATCTGCCAGTTTCCAATAACTAAACGTCCATGTCTTGAAAGCATCGTAATGCCTTATCAGTGTgttaaaaacatacatacatacagtataATATAGAAAAGTCCATTAAAGAATCCGGCCCTTGGTTTAATGGGACATTTTGTTATGATCAGAAGCAGTAAGTCATCTTTTTTCTCACTTAAACAAATGCCATGAACAGAACGTGTGTAATCGTTCTGGGCTACATAGCCCTGGTGGCTTATGACACTATGCACACAGTTCCTGCCTGATTACGTGTGGGATGCAGTCACCCCAAACTCAGTGTTATCATCAGCTCCCACAAAGATTTCAGAAGCGTCACACGGAACAGGTATGTCAGCACTCTGAAAAATACCTCACTCCATTGACCTGACAGGAGAAAACAGTAAAGGAGGAAATATAGTTGCCACACCGGAAGGCCTTTCCTTTTTCACTGCAAATTCATATATCTGCACCTAAAGGTCCTACCTTAGACGACACTCCTCGCCAGGAGAATGAACACTCTAATTCTCATCAGATatataaattagaaaaaaagatTCCCCCAACACCTGGTCAATCAGAGGAGGAATCCCAGGCCCCAGAGCTATCGGTATATAAGGATATAGAAGTTGTAACACGTGCATCCACAAGTCTAGCCTGTTCAGCAGGTTAACCCTTCCTGCTCCATCACCCCAAGTTGAAATCCTGTGTCAAATCATTTACAAGCCATGTTAGGGGAAAAGACATGCTGTACTCCTACCTGTGCTTTTGGGGAAGTTAGGAATATCCTCATATTTAAAAGCCACCTGCTCCTTTAGAAGATCTGCTAGGTTTCCCAACCCGGAGCCACAGACAATAGCCACCATGGGACGGTGCTCAGTGTTTGCCAGCAGCCAATCGGCTGTCTCTTTGTACTCCTCATAGCTGTATCTGGAAGAAAACAGGACAGAGGTTAGCAAACAACTATACCGCGAGGATTTCTGCTTAAAGGTTACGATTATCTGCGTCAATAAATAGCACCATGAAGGAACAGACCATGAAGCTCTAGCATCCTAGGACCTTGAACTTTGTCACAAGGCATGCGATCTTAGGTTTAAGAGCCAGGATTGGTTGAGTGTGAAAatatctttaaataaaaaaaagaagaaaaaaaaacacacacttcatATACGGAAAAGGGTGATCCACAATAATTCTTTTAGCCACCTGTCTCTATCATAAGACCCAACATTGTACCCATACCCCAGCCCTTCACAAAagcataaatacatttaaaaaaatgcagtcatTTTGTGATCAAGCAAACATTATCTTTTATGCCCAAAGGCTTTGAGCAACAACACTAAACCTGCCAAAATACACACTGCTGCTGTGTGTCACATGATATTGGCATTTTTCATGAGGTAATCCATGGCAGGCGGTCAGTGAGATGCAAACCACTGCATAGACTAGATTCCCAGCTCACGTGCCCGAGGCTTTGTGGGGGTTAAACACCATTAAACATTATAAAAGCTGCCCTAGGCAGCTTTAGAAGCCTTTGTTTCTTCCCTTTGATAGGATGAGAAAGGAGTTCTAAGGTCACTATGGTTTTAAACCCCGCCCCCTCCAGGTCTGTTTAGTCAGGGATGAGCTGGAAGGCCCCTCTCACAGAGGCCGTGCACTTCACTCACAATGAAAACGTTTTCGAGGTAGGCAGGTCTGGCACACAGCTACTTTACTGTACAGtcggcattttgtgttttttgtaacaAGACATGTCTTGTCACAAAGCAAGGTCGTCCTCGTGTGTATCAATACCACATAAAATGCCTAGCTCCTGGAAAACAGCTACATGCGAGGGGAGGTGCCCAACAGGTCACTGCTCCGAAATGAGCTCAAGGCATCAGCATCTTCTGCAGGCACTCAATGTTCTGGATTCGGTGCCACACAACAGTCAAGCTGTTCTGTCCACAAAGTACCAAACACACTGTTAAGGTAGAACATTCGGATCCATGCCACCTCACACTCAATCTCACCAGTTCGGACAAGTATTCAACATACAGCAGGAGAGGACGTTCCATGCGTAATGTACTTATTAGAGTATGAACACAATCCCAGAGGTGAGGCACACTATGAGCAGGAGGGGTACAGCTAGTCCAGGGGAGATCGAAGTGTAAAAGAAGGAGAAAGACTAACGAGATAAGTAAGCATCAGAAATACTCCCTTCGAAGCAGACCATCCTAAAAGTGGGTGAAGCATGCGCCGTAGAGCCGCCTCCATCATAGGGACAGCATTTCACTCCTACTCATCTGCTCCCAAGCAACTGTAATATCACCCCTCCACCAGACGGTGTGCCGTGTGAACGTCGTCCCTTGCCCACTCCTTGTTCTCCAGCTGGTTTTACTGTACCATTCACTGCCCTACCCCCCTTTTAAGCACCCACTTGTTACTATTGGCAAAGGGCTTCAAGCCTGGCAAAAAGCATGGAAAGCGCAAAATAGGTAAACATATAACACTCCTTCCATTCGCTCCAGAAGGGTgaaccatgggtactcgcaaatatTTTCTTAGGGGCCacaaaatttggggccagatgtatgaaaaaagccttttgcgaatcggaaatagcaatttttaagaaatcactatttctgattcacaaaatgcaatgtatcatatttgcgattcggtaatagcgatttcttaaaaattgcaaatgctattaccgaatcgcaaattgcgattccggcccccatttgcatctatgggcctgtcggcc encodes:
- the PNP gene encoding purine nucleoside phosphorylase isoform X1 — translated: MPPRPSPPAQLFPHRLPRPLLLPVTALKHLREQVFLAGDEGWTGEERTDIGGDASVSPTPTYIGCRGWPRHRVRCIAGDADTTDPSSGTSTSLRDWSSPSSENTSDGETEADVETRGLAFFAEMATQAASPSKEGRYSYEEYKETADWLLANTEHRPMVAIVCGSGLGNLADLLKEQVAFKYEDIPNFPKSTVPGHAGRLVFGNLNGKPCVCMQGRFHMYEGYPLWKVTFPIRVFHLIGVQTVIVTNAAGGLNEDYRVGHIMVIKDHINFPGFAGQNPLMGPNEDRFGPRFPPMSDAYDRDLRKLALSASRDLGFAAELHEGVYCGLGGPSFETIAECRFLNRLGADAVGMSTVHEVVVARHCGLRVLGISLITNQAVMDYNSEARANHEEVLKAGRESEKMMEKLLTTLLPRIETNNNVN
- the PNP gene encoding purine nucleoside phosphorylase isoform X2 yields the protein MAPQPPCPRREEHKEPGEEMRSSSGYSYEEYKETADWLLANTEHRPMVAIVCGSGLGNLADLLKEQVAFKYEDIPNFPKSTVPGHAGRLVFGNLNGKPCVCMQGRFHMYEGYPLWKVTFPIRVFHLIGVQTVIVTNAAGGLNEDYRVGHIMVIKDHINFPGFAGQNPLMGPNEDRFGPRFPPMSDAYDRDLRKLALSASRDLGFAAELHEGVYCGLGGPSFETIAECRFLNRLGADAVGMSTVHEVVVARHCGLRVLGISLITNQAVMDYNSEARANHEEVLKAGRESEKMMEKLLTTLLPRIETNNNVN